In Nitrospirota bacterium, the DNA window GAACCGGCCGGGCTTGACGTGCGGCGCCACATAGGCCTCAATGGCCTCCACCGCCCGCCGATTGACTTTCCTGCCCAGCTTCAGCGGCGCGGCGGTCGCCACCCCGCCCCATTCGCGGTAGGACTCGACTCCCAGCGTCTCGTCGTAGAACTCGACCTGGCGGGAAGCCTCGAGGATGGCCGACGGCCCCTGGTCCGATCCCCGGATGTAACTGGACGTGTGCTCGTAGGGGGCCGGCAGGACGTAGACGCCCGCCCGGTCCGGCAGGCACCAGGGCTCCTCGAGACCCAGAAAGTTCCGCTTTGGTCCGAGCCAGCCCTTCGGAACGGCCATGCCCGCCTCACCGCCTGGATCGGTCTTTCTTGGGGAGATTCTCCGGCGGAATGAACACGGCCAGGGCCACGACCGTCGTCCACCGGTTGGCCTTGCCGATGGCCGACTGGGTGATGTTCAGGGTCCGCACGATCTTGCCGCCCATCTTGAAGACCTGCTCCCGTTCCTTCCAGGCCTGATTGGCATCGAACTCGACGCCCAGGGTCGTGGCCAGCATCTGGGCGGCCAGATCTTCCGTGTACTCGCCGGACTCCTCGTCGGTCTCGCCGTAGGCGTGGTGCTCGGAGAGATAGCCGTAGGTGTGCCGATCCGTGGGGATCGCCAGGCCGATCGAAGCGGAGATCAGCCGGTTGCGCTCGTTCGTCTCGGAACGGGCCATCACGCAAAAGGTGATCTCGCCCGGGTTCAGCAGCTTCTCCCCCCGCATCCTCGGGATGATCTTGCAATTGGGCGGGAAGATCGAGGACACGCTGACGAGGTTGCAGTAGGCCACGCCCGCGCTCCGCAACGCCTGCTCGAAGGAGGCCAGCTTTTCCTTGTGGACTCCTACGCCTCTGGTCAGAAACATATGAGTCGGAACCATCGCGCCTCCCTCAAGACAGTGATGGGTGACGAGTGATCGGTGACGAGCGAGTTAGGACGAATGACCAGTCTACGTGAAACCTGCTTTCGGCTCTCCGCCCATCACCCGTCACGCATCACCCGTCACGGTCCGGTGTTGGGCCGCATTTGTACCAATTTGTCAAAGTTTCCGCAACAGGATTTCGCAGAGACTTGGCGAGTGGCGCCCAGGCGGGACGAGGGAGCGACCGACACGGCGTTCAGACGGGACCGGACTCGGGCAGGTTCAGCACCAGCAGTTTGACGTCGGTCATGTCTTCGATGGCGTACCGGACGCCCTCCCGCCCGATCCCCGAGCTCTTGACTCCGCCGTAGGGCATGTGATCGGCACGGAACGTGGGAATCTCGTTGGCCAGCACGGCGCCCACTTCCAGGTCCCGGTAGGCCCGGAAGATGCGCCCCACGTCGCGGGTGAAGACGCCGGCTTGCAGCCCGAACTCCGAATCGTTCAGGGCCTCGACGGCGTCCTCGAACCGCTTGTAGCGGGAGACCGTCACGACCGGCCCGAAGACCTCCTGGCACGAGACCTTCATGTCGGGGGTCACGTCGCTCAGGACCGTGGCTTCCACCACCGAGCCCGACCGCTTGCCGCCGGCCAGCAACCGGGCCCCCTGGGCCACCGCCTCCTGAATCCAGCCCTCGACCCGGCGCGCGGCCGCCTCGTCGATCAGCGGCCCGATCACGGTGGTCTCATCGGCCGGGTCCCCGACCTTGAGCGCCGCCACCCGCGCCAGCAGGGAGGCCACGAAGCGGTCGTACACGGCGTCGTGCACGAAGACCCGCTGCACCGAGATGCAGGTTTGTCCGGCGTAGCCGAACCCGCCGGCCGCGCACCGTTGGGCCGCGACTTCCAGATCCGCGTCCGGCTCCACGATCACGCCCGCGTTGCCGCCCAGCTCCAGCACGACGCGCTTGCGGCCGCACTTGGCCTTGAGCATCCACCCGACGGCGGCGCTGCCGGTGAAGCTGAGGAGCGCATAGCGGGGGTCCGCCACCATCTGTTCCGCGACCGCGTTTTCGCAGGGCACGATGCTGAGCGCCCCGGGCGGCAGCCCTGCGTCCAGCACGACCTCGCCGAGCAGCAGCGCCGTGACCGGCGTCTGAGGAGCGGGCTTGACCACGATCGGGTTCCCGCAGGCCAGAGAGGGAGCCACCTTGTGCGCAACCAGATTGATCGGAAAGTTGAACGGGGTGATGCCGAGCACGGGGCCGATCGGGACCCGTCGGGTCAACCCCACGTAGGGCTCCGTGCCCGGCGTCAGATCGAGCGGAATGACCTCGCCGGGCAGGCGCTTGGCCTCCTCCGCCGCGAGCGTGAAGGTCTGGATCGCGCGGCCCACTTCGCGCCGCGCGTCGGAGATCGGTTTGCCCCCCTCGGCCACGATGGACCGCGCGAACTCGTCGCGCCGGTCCGAGAGGGCTCTGGCAATCTTGGCGAGCGCGCCGGCTCTGGCGTGGGCCGGCAACCGCCGCATGGCGGGAAAGGCGGACACCGCCGCCCACGCGGCCTCGTCCGCCTCGGCCTTTCCGGCCTGACAGACCTCGGCCACCACTGCGCCGGTGTAGGGATTTCGGACGGGAGCCGTGGCCGCCGTCGTCCGCCACTGGCTGCCGATCAGCAATGGCTTGGCGGCCATTGGGGGGATCCTCAAGTCATTCGGCGATCTCGGCAGCCGGTTGCCCTCCGGGAGACGGCGGAGGCGTCCGCTTGGCCTCGGCGATCGCTCGGTCGGCCTTGGCGATCAACTCCTCGGTCCCCCAATCGCGGATCGATTCCAGCGTAAAGGCCTCGTAGGTGGAGACCCCGTGGCAGGTCGGACAGTCCGGCATCGGGACCTTTCGCCGGAACACTTCGCTCAGGCAGGACATGCAGACCCAGAGGTCCGGGTCGCCCTCTCCGCTCTCCACTGACCAGAATGCCTGTTCGCGCGCCATAGCGTCCTTCTCGTAATGGGCCCTTGTCGCCTTACGGATGTCGCCCCGACAGCATAGGCCCCCTGCGAGCAAGAATGCAACCCCTCAGCGGCTCGCTCCGCTCCGCTTTTTGGCCGGGTCTCCCAGCATCCGCTCGATCTGCTCCTCGAACACTTCGTACGGGAAGGCCCCGGGGATCACGAGCGGCGGCTCCTGCTCCGGGTGATCGGTCCGCATCAGCACGAAGCCCGGCGTCCCCCGGAATCCGAGATTGTACCCTTCGGCCCGGTCCGAGAAAATCGCCTCCGTGTGCCTTGCCCCCTTCATGCACTTGTCGAACGCGGCTTGATCCAGGCCGATGGCCTTGGCGTGCCCCCGTAGATCCGCCGGCCCCAGCTTGCCGGTGTCGAACAGCCGGTCGTGCATGGCCCAGTACCGGCCCTGCTCGCCCGCGCACCGGGCCGCCAGCGCCGCGTCGAGTCCGGGCCCCTGGAAGGCGCGGGGATAGTCGCGATACAAAAACCGGAGCTTGCCGGCCTCGACGTATTTGGCCTGGAGGCGTGGCCAGGTCTCCCGGTAGAATTTCTTGCAGAAACCGCAGGTGAAGTCGGAATACTCGATCAACGTGACCGGCGCCGTGGCCTGGCCCCTCGTCCGACCGTCGTCCTTGCCCAACTGGTCCAAGGCCTGGTCCGCGCCCGCCTGCGGGATCGGCCCCAGGACATGCGCCGCAAGCGCGAGGAGCGCGACCCCGAGCAGGAGGCCGACCGAACGGCTGGCAATGCGTCGTCTCATGGTCCCGTCACGCCGTGATCGTTTCGTCTGACGAGGGGCCGACCGTGGAAAGTCCGAGGCGTCAGGAAGCGGGCAGACAAGAGGAGAGCGGGGTCAGGACGCGCCCCGCTTGGCTCGAAATCGCTCCAGCAGACCCATCATCAACAATGGCCAGACCACCGTCGCATCGCTCAGGACCTCGGCGAACCGGCCTCCCTCCTCGGCCGGCACGAACTTGCCCCAGGAGATCCCTTCCTGGTAGCTGCACCCGCTCAAGCCGCCCCAGTAGTCGGGCTCCGGGCAGATGCGCACGCCGTATTGGAAGCGCGGCGGCTTGACGTTCAACCCCAGCCGCAGGTTCGTGATTTCGACGTAGGGCGCCACCTGCTGGGCCCAGTTCCGTGGCACGCCGCCGCCGATCGTGAAAATCCCGAGCTTCTTGGACGAGAGGACCCGCTCCGTGTAGCTGTTGAGGTCCAGGTACGGGTTGAAGGACGGCAGGGTCTTGTGCAACGTCCGCAGCACGGTGATATCCCCGTTGGGCAGATTCTGGCTCCGCGCCCGGTCGATCGACAGCCCCATCGCCCAGGTGGCCACGTCGAGCCCCATCTCCGAATCGGTGAAGGCCGGGATGTAGACCGGCACCTTCTTGAGATACGCGCTCTTGAGGATACCCGTGCCCTCGTATTCCTCCGCGAGCGTCCGGCCGATCTCGCGCGTCAGCAGCTCGGAGCAAAGGGGCTGGTCCGCGGGCACGCGCTTGAGCGTCTGCGCGACGACGTGCTCCACGTAGTTCAGGTTCGCTTCCATCTCCAAGGTGTCATAGACCCGGTTGTACCCCTTGCGGAACAGCTCCTCGTCGCTCACCTTGGGCGAGTGTCGGTAGTGGACCTTGCCCACGGATTCGGTGAGCCCGTGCGCGATCAGCGCGCCCGTGGACACGACCGCCTGCACCATGCCGTGGTCGATCATGCTGCTGACGATCTTGCCCATCTTGGCGATGGTCATCGCGCCCGAGAGCGTCATGACGACGCCGCAATCCTGGTCCTCGATCATCGCCGAGAGGACCTCGAACGCCTCCCCCAGCCGCCGGCCGCCGAAGGCGGTCTTGCGCATCGCACACAACAAATCCGAAAACGAGCGGACCTTGTCGGGATCGAGCGGCTCCAGTGCCTCGAGCCCGTCTTGCGCCCCGTCATGGAATTCACGCGGCTGCATGGCTCGGCCTCCCCGGTGAATGGCTCGGTTACTTATACACAACCCTTCGAATGGGGTCAAATCCTCGCCATCGAGGGCGTGCCTTTCGGCGGCCATGCTGATCGGCGAAGAAAGCCTCACGACCACGCTCAACCGACTCGGTCTGAATTTCATCGGCGCCTTGTGGCGGAGACGCTTGGTTTGCGCGGACAATTCTTTGGTCGTCTCGTCGCCGTTCACGAACGGAGCCGGCGCAAGCGGGTCTGACAGAAGACCTGGTGGAGAGGCGTCGGCATCGGCGGCGCGCGGAGCCTACACGGGATGTCACGCGGAGCCAACCACCGACGGGGCCGGTTCGTCGCGTGCACGGCCGGAAGAGCCATTCTAACCCGTTGTTATTCCAAGGCATCCACGAAGGGCGTTTGACGGAGCAGGCTGAAGCGCGGTAGGATGCCTGCACCGTACGAGCCACGGTGGCTACGATCCCTCGCGCGCGGCCTCCTCTATCCCGAATCCTGCGCGACCGATTCCCTAGCACACGCTGCTCTTACGCCAGGCGTTTCCGCCTCTCTACAGAGTCAACCGCAAGGCGGCGCGAACATCCGGACTGGCTGCATGCAGCCCAAGGAGCGAACCATGATGTGGCCCGGCAACAGGAGAAAATGGCTGAAAGGCAAGCTCGCCGCCAAACGGAAACGGCTGAGGACCAACTGGAAGCCGTTGGCGGGCGAAGCGGTGAAGGAGCGTCCGGTCGTTCCGATCGAGGAAATCAGGCGGCAGGCGATCATTCTGTCCAGCCGGGGCCTTGGACAGGGGACCCGGTCGCGATCCGCGAGACAGGGCGCGCCAACCACCGGCACCCCTCGTCGCGCCGAGTCGGGTTCCCTGAGCCGCCGCGGGGCGGCCTGACCCGAGTGATCCCCCATCCCGTCACTCCGGCCTGCCCACGTATTGCTTTTCGACACCGATCGTGGGACGGTGTCTCTGCTTCGTCGCGTGGGGCTCGTGATCAAGCGGCAGACAGGAGAGCCCTGAACCGCTGTTGTGTTGCCCGGGAATCAGATCGGAAGCCAGACCAAGCCGTTCGGACTTTTCACGTCTTCGGCCGGTTTCTTCCCTTCATCTCTACGTTCTCGAGTCCAAGACAATGGCACCATCTCTCAAGGAGGAACCTTATGGGTTCGAAGATCTACGTTGGCGGGTTGCCGTACTCAACGACCGAAGCGCAGCTGCACGAACTGTTTGCCGCGCATGGCACCGTCGAGTCGGCTCGAGTCATCACGGACAAGTACACGGGGCAGTCGCGCGGTTTCGGCTTCGTGGAAATGTCCACGGCAGAGGAAGCCAAGGCGGCAATTGCCGCGCTGAACGGCACGCAGCTCGACGGCCGGACGCTCACCGTCAACGAGGCGAAGCCCCAGGAGCCGCGTTCCGGCGGCGGACGCGGAGGCGACCGAGGAGGTCGCGGCGGACGCTGGTAGTCATCACGTGACGGGATCGCACTGACCACAATCCCCGGCGGGGCCATCCGGAGACGGGGGGCCCCGCCTTTTCGTTCATCGGCGAGCGGCAGGGAGGAGCCCATGGCACGACCAGGCAAGGCGACGCTGGCCAAACGTGCTCGCGAGCGGGGCAAGCAAGTCAAGCGGATAGAAAAAGAAGCCCGCCGTGCGCAGCGGAAAGAGGAAAAGCTGGCGCGCCCCAGACCGGACGATGGGGAAGATCCCGATCTGGCCGGCCTGCGCCCTGGTCCGCAGGCCCCCCTCTACTGATAGACTGCCGACGCGTCCCCGGCGTCAAAGGCGCTGTCGCTGTCTGGAGTCACCCGCCTCCGCGCCTCAAGAATTCATCACCAGCGGCCATTCCCCGCAGCCGGAATCCGACCTGCCAGCTCGCGAGGCAAGGAGAGATCGGCCAGGATTCCCGCTCAGCGGACGGGCTCCGCCCGCCCCTGGCTCGGGCTATCCAAAGTCTTGTAGCTTCGCAGGATACCGTCCTGGTCAAACACGAAGTCCAGGCCGGGGCGGGCGCCCAGATTGTACTCGGCCCGCTTGCCGAGCGGGAACGCGACCGCGGTGTGGACCTCCGGCGCCACCGGCGCATAGGTCCACGCCTCATAGCGCGCGCCGCCCTCTTCCCATTGGCGGACGGCCTGCGGGTCCCCGAACACCAGGCGGACGGCCGCCATGTCCGACTGGCCGACCTGGATCTCCTCCATCTGCAGCGGGCGCGGTTCCCGGGAGCCGCAGCCGGCGAGGCTGAGCAGAAGACTTCCCGCGAGTGCCAGCGTGATCCCGATCCGAATCATAAATCGAGTCGCTTGCCAAGACCCGTCCGCCCATTTGTGATCGAAACGGACGGCTCAACCGAAGTGTGGATGAACCTGGGAAGAAAATCAAATGGCGGGGTCTTGCGGATCGCCGCGCAGCGGCTCCCGCCAGGCAAGTCCTTGGAATTTGGAATGAGGATTCTCTGGAGGGTCTTTCTCCGCTCGCCAAGAGCAATCGTACGGCTCGCGGCTCTAGCGAAGCTCGGTCTGGTGGTCCCAACGGGATTCGAACCCGTGTC includes these proteins:
- a CDS encoding arginine decarboxylase, pyruvoyl-dependent; protein product: MVPTHMFLTRGVGVHKEKLASFEQALRSAGVAYCNLVSVSSIFPPNCKIIPRMRGEKLLNPGEITFCVMARSETNERNRLISASIGLAIPTDRHTYGYLSEHHAYGETDEESGEYTEDLAAQMLATTLGVEFDANQAWKEREQVFKMGGKIVRTLNITQSAIGKANRWTTVVALAVFIPPENLPKKDRSRR
- a CDS encoding aldehyde dehydrogenase family protein; amino-acid sequence: MAAKPLLIGSQWRTTAATAPVRNPYTGAVVAEVCQAGKAEADEAAWAAVSAFPAMRRLPAHARAGALAKIARALSDRRDEFARSIVAEGGKPISDARREVGRAIQTFTLAAEEAKRLPGEVIPLDLTPGTEPYVGLTRRVPIGPVLGITPFNFPINLVAHKVAPSLACGNPIVVKPAPQTPVTALLLGEVVLDAGLPPGALSIVPCENAVAEQMVADPRYALLSFTGSAAVGWMLKAKCGRKRVVLELGGNAGVIVEPDADLEVAAQRCAAGGFGYAGQTCISVQRVFVHDAVYDRFVASLLARVAALKVGDPADETTVIGPLIDEAAARRVEGWIQEAVAQGARLLAGGKRSGSVVEATVLSDVTPDMKVSCQEVFGPVVTVSRYKRFEDAVEALNDSEFGLQAGVFTRDVGRIFRAYRDLEVGAVLANEIPTFRADHMPYGGVKSSGIGREGVRYAIEDMTDVKLLVLNLPESGPV
- a CDS encoding DsbA family protein, with the protein product MRRRIASRSVGLLLGVALLALAAHVLGPIPQAGADQALDQLGKDDGRTRGQATAPVTLIEYSDFTCGFCKKFYRETWPRLQAKYVEAGKLRFLYRDYPRAFQGPGLDAALAARCAGEQGRYWAMHDRLFDTGKLGPADLRGHAKAIGLDQAAFDKCMKGARHTEAIFSDRAEGYNLGFRGTPGFVLMRTDHPEQEPPLVIPGAFPYEVFEEQIERMLGDPAKKRSGASR
- a CDS encoding deoxyhypusine synthase family protein, with the protein product MQPREFHDGAQDGLEALEPLDPDKVRSFSDLLCAMRKTAFGGRRLGEAFEVLSAMIEDQDCGVVMTLSGAMTIAKMGKIVSSMIDHGMVQAVVSTGALIAHGLTESVGKVHYRHSPKVSDEELFRKGYNRVYDTLEMEANLNYVEHVVAQTLKRVPADQPLCSELLTREIGRTLAEEYEGTGILKSAYLKKVPVYIPAFTDSEMGLDVATWAMGLSIDRARSQNLPNGDITVLRTLHKTLPSFNPYLDLNSYTERVLSSKKLGIFTIGGGVPRNWAQQVAPYVEITNLRLGLNVKPPRFQYGVRICPEPDYWGGLSGCSYQEGISWGKFVPAEEGGRFAEVLSDATVVWPLLMMGLLERFRAKRGAS
- a CDS encoding RNA-binding protein, whose translation is MGSKIYVGGLPYSTTEAQLHELFAAHGTVESARVITDKYTGQSRGFGFVEMSTAEEAKAAIAALNGTQLDGRTLTVNEAKPQEPRSGGGRGGDRGGRGGRW